The genomic DNA cagggactcaaatcctgcactgccagacgtgtccccctactgaagaaagtacacgtccaggcccgtctgcgtttcgctagagagcatttggatgggactgggagaatgtgttatggtcagatgaaaccaaaatggaaccttttggtagaaacacaggttctcgtgtttggaagagaaagaatactgaattgcatccgaagaacaccattcccactgtgaagcatgggggtggaaacatcatgctttgggcctgtttttctgcaaagggaccaggacgactgatctgtgtaaaggaaagaatgaatggagccatgtatcgagagatcttGAGtgtaaatctccttccatcagcaagggcattgaagatgagacgtggctgggtctttcagcatgacaatgatcccaaacacacagccagggcacaaaggagtggcttcgtaagaagcatttaaaggtcctggagtggcctagacagtctccagatctcaacttcatagaaaatctgtggaaggagttgaaagtccggtttgcccaatgacagccccaaaacatcactgctctagaggagatctgcatggaggaatgggccaaaataccagcaacagttaaaaatcaaacaatgtgattttctgttttttttttcttccacattctgtctttcatggttgaggtttaccaatgttgacaattacaggcctctctaatattttcaagtgggagaacttgcataattagtggttgactaaatacttatttgccccactgtaaatgcgaaatgacagactcaggggcgttagcacatgtgtagaaaactagatgcgaaatgacactcgccgacattagtaaacagctgccatcttaaagcagtagacgtctCTTGAAGGCTGTTATAGCTGTTATATACCTTCAGAGCGATCCTAGTtagctttttatctaaaacactcctaaattggcaaaatcttgacttgaatctatctttaaatgatgaaacagttgtacaactttcacatgtcgaaagtagacagaagagaaattatggattaacaggagctattttaacaactttaacagttgattcacaacattaaattaattgaatgtagtttaaagctgctgttacagaattaggacttgagtattttatttaccgttttgaactgttaactcgaTAATGAaatagtaccgtaatttctggactgtaaggcgcacctgactataagccgccagccaccaaatttgacatgaaaacggcatttgttcatagataagccacactggacaataagcggcagttgtcctcattgtattatgggatatttacaccaaaagatattaactggtaacacttcatttgacaatggcaccataagaccgtcatgagaccaaatgaaccaccattaagctttgaaccaattggctgcaaagccttactgtcactaaaagcttcatttggccatcactgcttccttggggtagacagtcaacctctgctgccacctgctctcaacactgttgtcatccaacattcctcctagcatgcatggcggcgctacagatgtaaataacagtcatgttctgtgctaattttttcttcagttactgttccagtttcattaattgctagttatggtatttggtaacattttcttggatagtggtgccataatactgtcataagacagtcataattattacatgacactgtcataagcattaatgaatgcttgtaatAGATGTCtgtttgtgtcatccagcaaattatctcacttttgaatggacgtaaaagatctgaactggacataaatggatttcgtgacataatatgccacatgacccatattgacatctgttataagcattcagcaatgcccatgatagtgtcatgtcataattatgatgttcttatgacagtcttatgatgccgctgttagataaagtgttacccattaacccaaataaatcaacaaataagccacactggactataagccgcaggactcaaaatgaaggaaaaaagtagcggcttataatccgaaaattagggtagttaATTTAAGcccgagaggatttttgtacaatttttgtaactaaagtacaaaatattaaaaggagctaatagctggggggcGAGGGGTTGCATCAATAATCCATTTATAATCGAACCGTAGCCTCATAATCgtcaatcgaatcgttaggtgccccaagattcccacctctaatggtTGACAAACTTCCTGGTCGGAATgaaccagttcaaatggattggatatctagcaccatcaattgCAATTGATGAGTTTACACTTTTGTTGTAGATTTCACTAGAAACCTGCCGATTCCTTTATTTAATAGTGACACCCTTTTAAAATTATATCCGTTCTTGGGGCGGGTGCACGTCGATATGGATACAAAGttttgtgatatactgtatcaccatatcgatTTATTATCACACCCATATATGCTTCCTGGCATTCATTCATTGATCCAATATCAATAAGATTAGATTATTTCATGGAAAAAGTTTGTGTCTCGCCAACCTCCATGAccacttttgtttttcttggaACAGCTGCGTGAGGAAAACGGCGCGAGGAGCCAGTCGGACGCCTCGGCGGCGGCGCTCCGAGTCACCTATCCTGCACCCCCCAAGGTTCACCTACTCGGCCCCCGCGGGCGGCTCCGAGCAGCGCACTGAGCCCGCGCCAGAACCTCCCGCCCGAATTTGGACCCTCCACCTTGGTGGGAAAGACGAGGAAAGTTCAGCTGCCGTCAGAGAAAAGGACTGTGCCCGGAGTGATGACTTTGGACTTTTATCCGAGCGGTGCAGCGCGGCGTCGCTGACTACTCGGGCGTACTCCTTCACGGGAGCACGCGACGTGGTCACCGAGCGACGCAAGGGTGCCCCACCCTCTCGGAGTGGTGGTCCCACCCCCCCGTCTGCCTCTCCGCGCTCATGTTCCTCACAGGCACTCGTCTCTGTCGACGACGTCACCATGGACGACCTGGCGGGCTACATGGAGTTCTATCTGTACATACCCAAAAAGATGTCGCACATGGCTGAGATGATGTACACATGAGTCACTTGTTTGCTTCCTTCTAGTCCCGCTCCAATAAAGTTACTTTGAAATTTGTCCTTTTTTGTTGTTCCAAAACAAGATGAAGGAATTTGAAAAACCATAGAATGGTCGCCGGGCAGTCACACATGTTGACTTGCACGCTTAGGAAAATGACATGAAGAGAGAAGTTCCCATGGTTTTGATTGGGACAAACAACATGTTGATGTTGTGGCCACAGCAACACTTGGTTTTGGCCAAAAGTTGCCAGATGGGCGGGTTCCTGAAAATTTTCAACGACTGAGTGGGAGTAACTTGCACTGGCGGCTTGATCAAATTTTGGTAACTTGAAAAATGGCACTTTTTGAAGGAATCGTTTTGATTTTAAATTATgcaccaggggtctccaaattATTCTACAATGGtcacagtgggtgctggatttcattccgacTGAACACCAATCAGGTCTTAAAAGTATAAATCAGTTGACGGCAGTCAGATGCCCTTCTTAAACTGCGGGACCAGTTGGAATAAACACCAGGACCaatagcggcccttgaggacccttGTGGCATCAATTTGAAAATCGGCTACATTGCTGTACATCAGCATCCATGCTCTAATTATATCTGGCATTTTTGCACTTTACAACTTGTGGAGCTgtgaactaggagtgggaacctcttggtacctcacgataacgATACACGATACAAAACTCAAGctaacgatatggcgatacgattatcgatacattggtcaggaaatcattctcggATATTCCgcgaacaactaataaacagaaaaacaagcttctgatgtgaattggaatgagtttatcactaatagacgtccaatccatttgaacccacttcaaacggattgaacgtctatggctatcagtggcaaccaatgccaggcaatgaggtaatttttgggccatttaagatcatttacctgttgattttggggtattttatgggtcacttcctgtttatttcgagttacagaacaggaagttctgtaactcaaaatacagaacaggaagttctgtaacttcctgtttgaggtacagaacaggaagtgacctgggaatcaccaatATGAATAGgccgtgactcaaactcaacagaaaatgacctgtaaatgccctgaaatgaacagcaagtcgcctgtaaatgccctgaaaatcggacagaatgacagtgaatgctcccagtctaaatggattgggtgtcgagcaccatcaatggcagccttagggttaactgagacactattatggtggaagaatttggtagcaacttgttggttccttaaaaaaaaaaaacattgacacctttttaaaacgatatctcgattcgaggcaggagcatatcgataaccttttgggatatgaagtatcacgatatatcaccatttcgatattttgtcacacccctactgtgaACTACATGTCGTTCGTGATTTGGAGGAACAGTCATAGCCTTGCAAGGACGGTTCTGCATGATTCATTCATCATACAGTATGACATATGAAATGTATTCATTGCAGATATATGGAACAACCAACAATTGTGCCAGGTTAACAtggtcaaatttttaaaaatgacgtaatatgtTACATggtctttttgtttttctggTTTCAAATCAATTCCTCCTAACGGGTGGATTCTCTTCTGCTTTTGACACCAATCTAGATATAGTTCCCAAAATGCAACTTGACAGATTTCTATTGACAAACATGTATTACTGACATATAGGCTACAGTTCTTAGTGTTTACCGAAATTAAGTTTTCTTTTCTGAGAAGAACTACATCCCCCATGATCCTTATAGGTGAAAAAGCGAGGATTCTTCTAAAATGTGTCCCCCAGTGTtgattttttgttctttttataATGTCAAAAATAGATTGAGTTATTTCAGGGAAACATCTCGAATGTGAGATTGTCATTTGGGCGTTTTATTGATCTGGGCTGCTTTTATGCTGCGATTGGGCTGGAGACTTTCTTAACTGGCAACCCTGGCAGTGAGTCATTTGGGCGTTTTATTGATCTTGGAGGCTTTTATGCTGTGACTGGGCTGGAGACTTTCTCAACTGGCAACCCTGGCAGTGAGTCACTAATTTATGCAACAATGCACATGAAAATGGGCTTTCACCCTCTTTACTACTTGAGCAATTTTCTTACTCTCTAGTCATTCTTTGAACCACTATTCTTAATATTTTCTCCACACTAGGATAATAGTACTGCAGTTAACATTGATGTACGGACAGATGTGAATAAACCAAAactaa from Corythoichthys intestinalis isolate RoL2023-P3 chromosome 9, ASM3026506v1, whole genome shotgun sequence includes the following:
- the oser1 gene encoding oxidative stress-responsive serine-rich protein 1; the encoded protein is MAAGGPEREEDEVLQTAFKKLRVDADSALPVPGGGPEVPPAAARDTGAPKSKHSASKDNWHGCVRKTARGASRTPRRRRSESPILHPPRFTYSAPAGGSEQRTEPAPEPPARIWTLHLGGKDEESSAAVREKDCARSDDFGLLSERCSAASLTTRAYSFTGARDVVTERRKGAPPSRSGGPTPPSASPRSCSSQALVSVDDVTMDDLAGYMEFYLYIPKKMSHMAEMMYT